The DNA window TGTCGGTGGACACGACGAAGGCGGCCGTGGCGCGCGCGGTGCTGGGCGCGGGCGCGCACCTCATCAACGACATCACGGGCTTCCGCTCGGACCCGGACTTGCCTCGGGTGGTGGCCGAGGCCAACGCCGCCTGCTGCCTGATGCACATCCAGGGGACCCCCAGCACGATGCAGCAGGCGCCCCGGTACGAGGACCTGGTGGACGAGGTGCTCGACTTCCTGGAGGGCTCCGTGGCGCTGGCCACCGGGGCGGGCATTCCTCGGGAGCGTATCCTGCTGGACCCTGGGATTGGCTTCGGCAAGACGTTCGACCACAACCTCTACCTGCTGCGGCGCCTGGGAGAGCTGCGCGTGCCGGGGCTGCCCCTCCTCGTGGGAACCAGCCGCAAGGGCTTCCTGGGGGCGCTGACCGGAGGCAAACCGGCGGGCGAGCGGCTGGCGGCGACGCTGGGCTCCTTGGCCGCGATGGCCGTGATGGGAGGGGCGGACGTCGTCCGGGTGCATGATGTGGCGGAGGCTCGGGACGCGCTGGTGGTCGGGGATGCGATTCGCACCGCCATGGATGGGGGCGCTCTCAGGTGATACAGGCTGCCTGCCCGGGCCGTTGCCAGGGGGGCCTTGGGGCCCTACCTTCGAGCCCCGGCGGTGGGCGGGGTATAAGCCCCGACGTCGAGAGACCGGCACTGGCCCGGCGTGGGAAAGGTGGAGCGGCACCATGGCGTACAGGATGAACATGGCTCCCAAGGAGGAGCGCGCATCGCAGAAGCTGTTCGGTACGGACGGTGTTCGCGGCAAGGCGAACGTCCACCCGATGACAGCGGAAGTGGCGATGCAGCTCGGACGGGCGCTCGCGTACCTCATCCGCAATGGCCCTCACCGCCACCGCGTCATCGTGGGCAAGGACACGCGGCTGTCGGGCTACATGCTGGAGCAGGCCCTGGCCGCGGGGTTGACGTCCATGGGCGTCGACGTGGAGCTCGTTGGGCCGCTGCCGACGCCGGGCATCTCCAACATCACCACGTCCATGCGCGCGGACGCGGGCGCGGTCATCTCCGCGTCCCACAACCCGTACGAGGACAACGGCATCAAGTTCTTCTGGCGCGACGGCTTCAAGCTGCCGGACGAGACGGAAGCCAAGATTGAAGAGCTCCTGTCCACGGGCGCCATCGACTCCATCCGCCCCACGGCGACGAAGATTGGCCGCGCGTTCCGCATGGAGGACGCGCGAGGCCGCTACATCGTGTACCTCAAGGCGACCTTCCCGCGGGAGCTGACGCTGGAGGGGATGACCATCGTCGTCGACTGCGCCAACGGCGCGGCCTACAAGACGGCGCCCGCGGTGCTGGAGGAGCTGGGCGCGAAGGTCATCACGCTGGGCGTTTCGCCGGACGGCAAGAACATCAACCACAAGTGCGGCGCGCTGCATCCGGAGAACCTGGCGCGCACGGTGCTCAAGCACGGAGCGCACCTGGGCATCGCGCTGGATGGTGACGCCGACCGCCTCATCGTCGTGGACGAGAAGGGCAAGGTGGTGGACGGCGACGCCATCATGGCCATCTGCACCGGCGAACTGGTGGCGCGCAAGCAGCTCAAGAAGAAGGTGCTGGTCTCCACGGTGATGAGCAACGTGGGCCTGGAGCGCGCGGTGGCGCGCTGGGGCGTGAAGGTGATTCGCACGCGCGTCGGCGACCGCAACGTCGTCGAGGAGATGCGCCGCAACGGCTACAACCTGGGCGGCGAGCAGAGCGGCCACCTCATCTTCCTGGACCACACGACGACGGGCGACGGCACGCTGGCGGCGCTCCAGTTGCTCGCGGTGATGTGCCGCGCGGGCAAGCCGTTGAGCGAGCTGGCCTCCATCTTCGAGCCCGTCCCCCAGACGTTGATCAACGTCGTGGTGAAGCAGAAGAAGGAGCTGGGCGAGCTGCCGGAGGTGATGAAGGTCATCAAGGCCGTGGAGCAGAAGCTGGGCAACTCCGGCCGAGTGCTGGTGCGCTTCTCGGGCACGGAGCCCAAGGCCCGAGTCCTCGTCGAGGGCGTGGACGCCTCGCGCAACGAGGCCTACGCCAAGGACATCGCCGACGTGCTGGCGAAGGCGCTCAACCGCTAGTCCTGGCAGACGGCGGTTGACTTCCGGACGCTGGCCGCGATTAGAGGGGCCAGCGCGTGCCGGGGCCCCCGACAATCCCGGCACCGCGCGTCAAGCGAGGTGCGGTCGATGGGACAGCGACTGGGTGTCAACGTGGACCATGTGGCGACGCTGCGTCAGGCGCGGCGCACCACGTATCCGGATCCGGTGACGGCCGCGGCCCTGGCGGAGTTGGCCGGCGCGCAGCAAATCACCATTCACCTGCGCGAGGACCGGCGCCACATCCAGGACCGCGACCTGCGCATCCTGCGGGAGACGACGCAGACCCTGCTGAATCTCGAGATGGCGGCCACCACGGAGATGGTGAAGATCGCCTACGAGCACAAGCCGGACGTGGTGACGCTGGTGCCCGAGCGCCGCGAGGAGCTCACCACCGAGGGTGGCCTGGACGTCGCCGGCCAGCGCGAGCACGTCGCGAAAATCATCAAGAACCTCAAGGACGGCGAAATCACCGTCTCGCTGTTCATCGACCCGGACCTGGACCAGGTGCGCGCGGCGCACAAGGTGAACGCGGACCGCATCGAGCTGCACACGGGGCGCTACTGCGAGGCGCGCAACGAGAAGGAGCGCGCGCGGGAGATGGCGCGCATCGTCGACGCGGCGAAGGCGGGCACGAAGCTGGGCATCGGGGTGGCCGCGGGCCACGGGCTCAACTACGACAACGTGCAGCCCATCGCGCGCATCTCCGAAATCGACGAGCTCAACATCGGCCACTCCATCGTCGCTCGCGCGGTGCTGGTGGGCTTCGACCGGGCCGTGCGGGAGATGCTCGACCTGATGCGCAACCCGGGATAGCGCGCCATGGGAATCCGCGGCCTGGGCCTGGACATCTGCTCCATCTCCCGCATCCAGCGCATCATGGATGGGCCTCGCGCCGAGGCATTCCTGAATCGCGTCTACACCGAGGCGGAGCGGGCCCTGTGCGGCCAGCGCCATGACGCC is part of the Myxococcus landrumus genome and encodes:
- a CDS encoding pyridoxine 5'-phosphate synthase, which encodes MGQRLGVNVDHVATLRQARRTTYPDPVTAAALAELAGAQQITIHLREDRRHIQDRDLRILRETTQTLLNLEMAATTEMVKIAYEHKPDVVTLVPERREELTTEGGLDVAGQREHVAKIIKNLKDGEITVSLFIDPDLDQVRAAHKVNADRIELHTGRYCEARNEKERAREMARIVDAAKAGTKLGIGVAAGHGLNYDNVQPIARISEIDELNIGHSIVARAVLVGFDRAVREMLDLMRNPG
- the glmM gene encoding phosphoglucosamine mutase; this translates as MAYRMNMAPKEERASQKLFGTDGVRGKANVHPMTAEVAMQLGRALAYLIRNGPHRHRVIVGKDTRLSGYMLEQALAAGLTSMGVDVELVGPLPTPGISNITTSMRADAGAVISASHNPYEDNGIKFFWRDGFKLPDETEAKIEELLSTGAIDSIRPTATKIGRAFRMEDARGRYIVYLKATFPRELTLEGMTIVVDCANGAAYKTAPAVLEELGAKVITLGVSPDGKNINHKCGALHPENLARTVLKHGAHLGIALDGDADRLIVVDEKGKVVDGDAIMAICTGELVARKQLKKKVLVSTVMSNVGLERAVARWGVKVIRTRVGDRNVVEEMRRNGYNLGGEQSGHLIFLDHTTTGDGTLAALQLLAVMCRAGKPLSELASIFEPVPQTLINVVVKQKKELGELPEVMKVIKAVEQKLGNSGRVLVRFSGTEPKARVLVEGVDASRNEAYAKDIADVLAKALNR